The following proteins are co-located in the Arcobacter sp. CECT 8986 genome:
- a CDS encoding alanine/glycine:cation symporter family protein yields MNEVIDFLNDIFWGYILIYGLLTVGLYFTIRLKFIQFVHFKEMFKSVFDKDETDESGISPLQALTISLASRVGTGNLAGVAVALYFGGAGAIFWMWVVALVGMATAYAESTLAQLYKVKDENDQYRGGPAFYIAKGLKSPVLAAIFSISLIIAFGLIFNAVQANSIAGAVSSAFDIDKMYVGYTIAIVAGLVIFGGIKGIAKIAEIVVPFMAIVYLLLAIFTMIVNYDAVPGILALIVKSAFGLQEAAGGIAGGVIAALLNGVKRGLFSNEAGMGSAPNIAAVATPTPHHPSSQGFVQALGVFIDTLLICTATAIMILLAGVLEPGSGVKGIELTQAALTVHIGEAGKYFVAIAILFFAFTSIIGNYTYAENALTYLGAGKKLWIFLLRIAAILMVIWGSYEKVQTVFNAADAAMGLMATVNLIAIVLLSGTVVKLTKDYIEQRQRGEDPTFEAKNYPELKDKIDTTIWTK; encoded by the coding sequence ATGAATGAAGTAATAGACTTTTTAAATGATATCTTTTGGGGTTATATTCTAATCTACGGTTTATTAACAGTAGGATTATATTTCACTATTAGACTTAAATTTATACAATTTGTTCATTTTAAAGAGATGTTCAAATCAGTTTTTGATAAAGATGAGACTGATGAATCTGGAATCTCTCCATTACAAGCTTTAACTATTTCACTTGCATCAAGAGTTGGAACAGGAAACCTTGCTGGTGTTGCTGTTGCACTTTATTTTGGTGGAGCGGGAGCAATTTTTTGGATGTGGGTAGTTGCCTTAGTTGGTATGGCTACTGCATATGCAGAGAGTACACTTGCTCAATTATACAAAGTTAAAGATGAAAATGACCAATATAGAGGAGGACCTGCTTTTTATATCGCTAAAGGTCTAAAATCTCCTGTTCTTGCAGCAATTTTTTCAATTAGTTTAATTATTGCATTTGGTCTTATTTTTAATGCAGTACAAGCAAACTCAATTGCAGGTGCAGTAAGTTCTGCTTTTGATATTGATAAAATGTATGTTGGATATACAATTGCAATTGTTGCTGGTCTTGTAATTTTTGGAGGGATAAAAGGTATTGCTAAAATTGCTGAGATTGTTGTTCCTTTTATGGCTATAGTTTATTTACTTCTTGCAATCTTTACTATGATTGTAAATTATGATGCGGTTCCTGGTATTCTTGCACTAATAGTTAAAAGTGCGTTTGGTCTTCAAGAAGCAGCTGGTGGTATTGCTGGTGGTGTTATTGCAGCATTATTAAATGGTGTAAAAAGAGGACTATTTTCAAATGAAGCTGGTATGGGTTCTGCACCAAATATTGCAGCAGTTGCAACTCCTACTCCACATCACCCTTCTTCACAAGGTTTTGTTCAAGCATTAGGTGTTTTTATTGATACACTATTAATTTGTACAGCAACTGCTATTATGATTTTACTTGCAGGTGTTTTAGAACCAGGTTCTGGAGTAAAAGGAATTGAACTTACTCAAGCTGCACTTACAGTACATATTGGTGAAGCAGGTAAATACTTTGTAGCAATTGCTATTTTATTCTTTGCATTTACTTCAATTATTGGTAACTATACATATGCAGAAAATGCACTTACTTATTTAGGTGCTGGTAAAAAATTATGGATTTTCTTATTAAGAATTGCAGCTATTTTAATGGTAATTTGGGGTTCTTATGAAAAAGTTCAAACTGTATTTAATGCAGCAGATGCAGCAATGGGATTAATGGCAACAGTAAACTTAATCGCTATTGTTTTACTTTCTGGTACTGTTGTTAAATTAACTAAAGATTATATTGAGCAAAGACAAAGAGGGGAAGACCCAACTTTTGAAGCTAAAAATTATCCAGAATTAAAAGATAAAATTGATACTACAATCTGGACAAAATAA